In Selenomonas sp. TAMA-11512, a genomic segment contains:
- a CDS encoding glycosyltransferase, translated as MRLLLLNPTKLVGDSGGLAKVNAAFANAMLERGHEVATVHSDEREGDFFYAFADGVRIYNLNRRADGTLQKMPAYRKLLRELMRPFGHARAMEMNDRYYAGCFTSSLRSVIERERPDVIVAFQPLAAMLAITEVRTDVPVVSMSHGDPADYFINYPEAEWRALEHCAAAQVLLPGFEAALRERFPHLPVTVIGNVVPSYEKQAELLSDKARRKILFLGRLVKNHKQPQHLVEAFASLAGAYPDWDVELWGDDDRNHYRKELEARIADCGLQERIRLKGTTRDVESVLADGDVFVFPSRVEGFGLTLAEAMAAGLPVVCYRSCQASRLVEDGVSGLLAEDGVPSLAKCMEALMRDADLRDRMGRAARQAMRSYSADVIYAEWDKLLEKAVR; from the coding sequence ATGAGACTGCTTCTCTTAAACCCCACGAAGCTTGTGGGGGATTCCGGCGGCTTGGCAAAGGTGAACGCGGCATTCGCGAATGCCATGCTGGAGCGTGGGCATGAGGTGGCGACGGTGCACAGTGATGAGCGGGAGGGCGATTTCTTCTACGCCTTTGCTGACGGCGTGCGTATTTACAATCTGAATCGCCGCGCGGACGGCACGCTGCAGAAGATGCCCGCGTACCGCAAACTGCTGCGTGAGCTCATGAGACCGTTCGGACACGCGCGCGCCATGGAGATGAATGATCGATATTACGCGGGCTGCTTCACATCGTCTCTTCGCTCCGTGATTGAGAGGGAGCGGCCGGATGTCATCGTGGCGTTTCAGCCGCTGGCGGCGATGCTCGCCATTACGGAGGTGCGGACGGATGTGCCCGTCGTCAGCATGTCGCATGGCGATCCCGCGGATTATTTCATCAACTACCCGGAGGCGGAATGGCGTGCGCTGGAGCACTGCGCGGCGGCACAGGTGCTCCTGCCGGGATTTGAGGCGGCGCTTCGGGAGAGGTTCCCGCACTTGCCCGTAACCGTCATAGGCAATGTCGTGCCGAGCTATGAGAAGCAGGCGGAACTCTTGTCCGATAAGGCGCGGAGGAAAATCCTGTTTCTGGGTCGTCTCGTCAAAAATCACAAGCAGCCGCAGCATCTCGTCGAGGCGTTTGCCTCTCTTGCGGGCGCGTATCCGGACTGGGATGTCGAGCTCTGGGGAGATGATGACCGCAATCACTATAGGAAGGAGCTCGAAGCGCGGATTGCGGACTGCGGTCTGCAGGAGCGGATCCGATTGAAGGGGACGACGCGGGACGTGGAGTCGGTTCTGGCGGACGGGGATGTGTTTGTGTTCCCAAGCCGGGTCGAGGGGTTCGGCCTGACGCTGGCGGAGGCGATGGCGGCGGGGCTGCCTGTCGTCTGTTATCGAAGCTGTCAGGCGTCAAGGCTCGTCGAAGACGGTGTAAGCGGTCTCTTGGCGGAGGACGGCGTGCCGTCCTTGGCGAAGTGCATGGAAGCGCTTATGCGGGACGCGGACCTGCGTGATCGCATGGGACGGGCCGCGAGGCAGGCGATGCGGAGCTACAGCGCCGACGTCATATATGCGGAGTGGGATAAGCTGTTGGAAAAGGCTGTGAGGTAG
- a CDS encoding glycosyltransferase family 9 protein, whose amino-acid sequence MDINGKKIMITTGGGIGDSIMFTPALRRIKELYPSAHLTFLTRYPNHRLLEGLPYIDKLIYIQRGTAFSRLRIVPHLAGQDALVMTDWQPQTLLFAKLLGVPLRAGYPRDGHPFSKYLTKHIKPSVFASTDFAAETNAKVFSDALDIRIDGDMTRTDVSAPTADELSSVEKKLEAISAEGEYIVMCPFTSELAKDFPPAEAMRCAALLEERYHAPVVWIGSPERAGEIRSPHNLMGKTTVGESIAVLKKARFLVSADTGPVHISAALGTPTVVLFGAMTTSIWAPKRHARIVACDGNTSFIRPDTVEEYERQGLLRMAAIRSEQVLEAVETLLREESQRE is encoded by the coding sequence ATGGATATAAACGGGAAAAAGATCATGATAACGACGGGCGGCGGCATAGGTGATTCCATTATGTTTACGCCGGCTCTCCGCCGCATCAAAGAGCTGTATCCGTCCGCGCATCTCACCTTTCTGACGCGCTATCCGAACCATCGTCTCCTGGAGGGGCTTCCCTATATCGATAAGCTCATTTACATTCAGCGCGGGACGGCGTTCAGCCGACTGCGGATCGTCCCGCACCTCGCGGGACAGGATGCGCTTGTCATGACGGATTGGCAGCCGCAGACGCTTCTCTTTGCAAAGCTTCTGGGCGTGCCTCTCCGAGCCGGCTATCCGCGCGACGGGCATCCCTTTTCCAAGTATCTGACAAAGCACATCAAGCCGAGTGTCTTCGCCTCGACGGATTTTGCGGCGGAGACGAACGCGAAGGTATTCTCCGATGCGCTGGACATCCGCATCGACGGCGATATGACGCGTACGGATGTCAGCGCACCGACTGCCGATGAGCTGTCGAGCGTGGAGAAAAAGCTCGAGGCGATCAGCGCGGAGGGCGAATACATCGTCATGTGTCCCTTTACGAGCGAGCTTGCAAAGGACTTTCCGCCGGCAGAGGCCATGCGGTGCGCAGCGCTTCTCGAAGAACGATATCATGCGCCGGTCGTATGGATAGGCTCGCCGGAGCGGGCGGGAGAAATCCGGTCTCCCCATAATCTCATGGGAAAGACGACGGTGGGCGAGAGCATCGCTGTTTTGAAAAAAGCGCGGTTCTTAGTCAGCGCGGATACGGGGCCTGTGCACATCAGCGCAGCGCTCGGCACGCCGACGGTCGTTCTCTTTGGCGCGATGACGACAAGCATCTGGGCGCCGAAGCGTCATGCCCGCATTGTCGCCTGTGACGGAAATACGAGCTTCATCCGTCCGGATACGGTAGAAGAGTACGAGCGGCAGGGGCTTCTGCGCATGGCCGCCATTCGCTCCGAGCAGGTCTTGGAGGCTGTCGAGACGCTCCTGCGGGAGGAATCGCAGCGTGAATAG
- a CDS encoding glycosyltransferase family 9 protein → MNRYMEAAVAYLGYPLMAFRRRKLHGGRQRNECPNILILRPDRIGDFVVTTPFIREVRSNFPDAHITLVVSRACFELAEPCPYVDEVLMYQKAYASHKYMSNYRAAWAFAREHFTRTYDYAFLPSFAAPDAYGEAWLAFYSGAKHRVGYTEKVSERKSYWYMGGIDLYLNRLVYTDRVMHEVESALHLLEAEHLTVGERRLELWTTEAARRKTAELFERLGIHGEKKRLLLNLSTSNREKDWPTDRYAAVVETLREEFDFALLLIGAGADAREYRDRFAEIYTGMYHDLTDQLSLVETVALMHESDYYLGGDTGPMHMAAEAGLKGVVLYKDAADMQGIVPSKVFSPWQSPLQVMQPEHNLAGCEKGCHRKHHCIAQIDAGQVIAKMRRILEE, encoded by the coding sequence GTGAATAGGTACATGGAGGCGGCGGTCGCCTATCTCGGCTATCCCCTGATGGCGTTCCGCCGTCGGAAGCTGCATGGAGGGCGACAGCGGAATGAGTGCCCGAATATCCTGATTCTTCGCCCGGACCGCATCGGTGATTTTGTCGTGACGACGCCCTTTATCCGGGAGGTGAGGAGCAATTTCCCGGATGCACACATCACACTTGTCGTGAGCCGTGCGTGCTTCGAGCTCGCCGAGCCGTGCCCGTACGTCGACGAGGTGCTGATGTATCAAAAAGCGTACGCAAGTCATAAGTACATGTCGAATTACCGCGCGGCTTGGGCATTTGCGAGGGAACACTTTACACGAACGTATGACTATGCGTTTCTGCCGTCGTTTGCCGCGCCCGATGCCTACGGAGAGGCGTGGCTGGCCTTCTACAGCGGGGCGAAGCATCGCGTCGGCTACACGGAGAAGGTCAGCGAAAGAAAGAGCTACTGGTATATGGGCGGCATCGATCTCTACCTGAATCGCCTCGTCTATACGGATCGAGTCATGCATGAGGTGGAGAGCGCACTGCACCTGCTGGAGGCCGAGCATTTGACGGTCGGAGAGCGTCGCCTGGAGCTGTGGACGACCGAGGCGGCAAGGCGGAAGACCGCGGAGCTCTTTGAACGGCTCGGCATACATGGGGAGAAGAAACGCCTGCTGCTCAACCTGTCGACAAGCAATCGGGAAAAGGATTGGCCGACGGATCGATATGCCGCCGTTGTCGAGACTCTCCGCGAGGAATTTGACTTTGCGCTGCTGCTCATCGGCGCGGGCGCCGACGCGCGGGAGTATCGGGATCGATTTGCAGAAATCTACACGGGTATGTACCATGATCTGACGGATCAGCTTTCCCTCGTCGAGACGGTCGCGCTCATGCACGAAAGCGATTACTATCTGGGCGGTGATACGGGACCGATGCACATGGCGGCGGAGGCGGGACTCAAAGGCGTCGTGCTCTACAAGGACGCCGCCGATATGCAGGGCATTGTTCCGTCCAAGGTGTTTTCGCCGTGGCAGAGCCCGCTGCAGGTCATGCAGCCCGAGCACAATCTCGCCGGATGTGAGAAGGGCTGTCATCGGAAGCATCACTGTATAGCCCAAATCGATGCCGGGCAGGTCATCGCAAAGATGCGGCGCATACTCGAAGAGTGA